The segment TTttaagcggggctggggatttagctcagtagtagaacgcttacctaggaagcgcaaggccctgggttcggtccccagctccgaaaaaaaaagaaccaaaaaaaaaaaaaagtttttaagcACTGGATTATTGTCTGGGTGCTAATGCTATCCACCTAGGACAGGCAACGTAAACTGGGATTTTATGACTAGGGAGAAGTGTTTGAGTGTGAATATATTAAGGTTTGTTTGTGACTATTGAAGATCTTTTGAGGAACTTATGAAGGTCTAGACTGGTATTTCTTAAAATCACTGAATTCTCTGAAACACACCAGTAACCAAAGTGTCCGGCCCCATCATTTGTGGGGATACAGTAGTTGGTTAAATGGTTTATTCCAAGGCCAATGGGTGCTAAAGGGTGGCAGAGTTTATCCAGGCTCCAGTTCTTTAGAGCCAAAGCAGTCTGTTTCCTTGGTGCAgctaagaaaaaggagaaaacagtCTATTATTTACATGTTATAAAGgagattatttttttgtttgtttgttttttgaggcagggtttctctctgtagccatgGCTAaactggaacttgttctgtagatcaggttggcctaaAATTCAGAGGTCTGACTGCTCTACACCCCTAGTGCAGGTATTTAAGACATGTGCCGCTGCTTTCTGGCTAAAGACACTAATCTAAAGTGAAACTTTCAAAGATTACATACTGCCGGGGTTGGTGGCGCAGGTGCAAGGAGAACCAAAGGGTCAAGGGTCAAGGCCATCCTATGCCAGGTGAATCTCATGGGAAGGGATCACTGGGTTTGACTTTACACTTGCCATAGTTCAGCATAAttagtattattttattgtttttttttttcacatttatttgttAGTTGTTTTGTGAAGTCAAAGGCCAACATGTAGGAACCAGTTTTTTCCTACCATGTAGGTTGCAGGGATTCAACTCAGTCTTCACATGTTGAGCCCTTTGCCAGCCTACCATGTTTTGAGTTTTGGCAGTGTTGTTTGTAATTTGTTCCTTTTCACTGTTGGAGTGTATCGGTCCATTCTGTTGGCATACGACTGTCTCTACTTCCCGTGCTATGGCTAAGTGCTGCTTCTATCCCCACTCAAGTCTTGGCTTCCTTTTTGGTCAACACAGTGGTTTCTCTAtgcagcactggctgtcctggactgacTTTGTACACTAGGGTGGCCtcgacctcacagagatccagctgcctctgcctcctgagtgctgggcttgtGGGGTgcatttgtaattccagcactctggaagctgaggccGAAGATTCTTGGACTTAAGGCTCAGCTCAGTCTCTGGAGTGTAGGCTTTAAGGGCAcaaaccaccatgcccagctctccaGCAGCTGTTTTCAGGAGCCTCTCACTAGCAAGCTCTTATGCTAGCTAGGAGTTTATTTTACTGATATTTTGTCTggtttttctcttctaattttttattttatgagtacactgtcactgtcttgcagacacaccaaaagagggcatcagatctcattacagatggttgtgagccaccatggttgctgggaattgaactcaggacctcctgaagagcagtcagtgctcttaactgctgagccatctcttcagccctggttTTCTTTTGTAAAGGCATTTGTAATTCAGTATTAGACATAGAAACATTGATCAAAGTCATTGGTTGTTATTCAGGTGAATGGAATAATTTTGCTAGTGTGTTTAGGAAACACGGAGAATGGCTGAGCATTTATTAAACCAGTATGCCTACTCTGAATTTACTCTCAGGGccactgggaaactactcaatttaGTTCCTGAAAATGGTGCTTTTCATTTTGAGGCAGTGATGCTGGGTCTTACAAAATGGTTTTCTATTGATTTTCAGTGAGGTGCTAGCAGACGAGTCCATCGTATGCCTCCAGAAAGCTCTAACTCACCTTCGGGAAATATGGGGGTTAATTGGGATTCCCGAGGAGCAGAGACTACAAAGAACCGAGGTTGTAAAGAAGCATATAAAGGTGAGTTGATTCACACTGCTTCCTCTGCAGGGACAACAGTGGGGATGGACATTATTGGTGGGTAACTTAGCAGGTAAAGTACCCACTGCAACTCCATGATATGAGCCTGGACCTGAGCTCAATTGCCAGAgcccatatctgatagaggggATTGACTCCGGGGCCTTTATACTAAAGTATCACGGGCTGGTCCTGATTTTATTTAAAGCCCTTTCTGTAAAATTTGAAATTATGAGGGTTTTGATATTAATGCTAGTTGATTTTGTGGGTTTTCTgcaatgtttttattgttttgttctcaTTGGCTCCAAGTCTTTATCAGCTGTCTTCTCGCCTGTAGGATCTTCTGGATAAAATGATTGCTGAGGAGGAGAACCTGCGGGAAAGGCTTCTCAAGAGCATATCCATCTGTCGGAAGGAGCTGAGCACCCTGTGCAGCGAGCTACAAGTCAAGCCATTTGAGGTATGTGGCAGAACGTAGTGCTTGGGAGATTGGTTTCATTTAGGACTGCAAAtccaaagctttcttttttttttttcggagctggggaccgaacccagggccttgcccttgctaggcaagcgcactaccactgagctaaatccccaacccctaaagctTTCTTATAGGAGAAGGACTAGACATGAGATGTTGAAGTGAAGCAGCTAATATTAGGTTATCAAAACTCCTtgccatttttctgttttatagagcttaataatgtttttaaattaactttgagGAAAATGGAGGCACAGATGTTTGTGTGGAAAGGGCTGGGGAAACATGGAAGAAATGGGTTAGTTGGTAAAGTCCTCTCTTCACAGCTTTGAGAACTGAGTCCAGTCCTCATAGCCATGGGGAAAAGCCAGCTATGGTAGCATATGCTTGTAACCTTACTGCTGGGGGTCAGAGATAGATTGATCTCTCAAGATTaactggctagccagcctagcctgATCCATAAGCTTCAAACCAATAAAAAAGTTatctccaaaaagaaaacaaagataaaaaacaaggcagagggctggagaaatggctcagcagttaagaacactcacTCATGCACAGGGGCcagattcagtccccagcacacgTGGTGTCTTACAACTGTCCTGAACTCCAAgctccagcaccctcttctggccccagtGGGTATCAGGTCCACATGTAGCACACTTAAGACACATGCAGGAGAAAAACTTATACccttataaattttaaaaccaaTAGCAAAGTGGACAGTCCTAGGGAGTGACCCCCCAGAGTTGATCCATCTGTTCATATACGTGTCCATGCTCCCGTCCACCCTGACAGTGAGTGGGACCAGGAGGCGAGGGTACCTAGTGATaacaaagaaagggaagcagCCAAATTCaactgttttgttcttttccatGCTCGAAAGCTGCATACCCTGAACCAACCAGAATAGGACCTGAAAAGTTGGGCACAGAGGAGCAGGGAAAGGTGGTGGTGACTGGTTCTCATGTCCTGTTTACCGTAACAGGACTGACTGAGCACCGGCATCTGTAGAGGAGTAGTTCTGGCACTCAGACTGCCTTTAAAGGGGAAGGGTGATTCATCCCTGGCAGTCAAGAGCATTCAAGAGATCATGACGTCAGAGCAGTCTCTTGGAATTACCATAAATGACACTGATTTTTACATAAAGTTTCTCTTCAGTtcagtcttttgtttttaaattttcaatgtcAAAATAGGTACATGAGAAATTGGTGCACACTGGTACATCTATCTTCCTTAAACATACAGCAGTTTTTAACAATTCTAAATGAAACTGTATTTATTTGTAGGACATAGAATCACTAGTCACTCTAGTTAGTCCCTTATTTATCCACTGCAGTAGAGAAGGATCTACTAAGTTGACATTGATAAGTGGTGTTCATAGGATTTTAATGTATTTCAGCTAGTAAGAACTAGATAAACCATCTCCAGCTAACCAAGCCTTTTCTGGTCGTTGTACCCTCTTACAAAGTCCCCTAGTACCTAAGACAGTCAGATTCATAGAGCCGAGAAGTGGAGTGGACTGGAGTGGGTGGGAGCATAAAGGAGGACCTTTTGCCAAATGAGCAGTTGAGTTTTGCAAGAAGAAATGAGTTCTGGAGGTGAGTGACTGTAGGATTGCACAGCAGTATTCACAATTGCTTCTTCACTTAGACCACATCCTCATAAAGccaccatacattttttttaattgtacagTTAAGTTATGGGAAATTGTAGTTTACACTTGGTTGTTGTACACATTGCACAAAACACCTTAACCTAGAGTTTGGCCCCATCGTACACACACGTTTAACCTGTGgattaatacagaattgtaatCTAAACCACTGTGGATGCAGTTCAGCCTTAGGGGGTCTTACTAGCGTCATGTCCTAGTTTTAGTCTCTGGTATTGGCCAGCAAGATGAGTCAGTGGGTGATTGTCATAAAaaccagagggcctgagttcagtccccagaagccATGTGAAATGCCATTCTGTTACTGTCCTATGCATGTCATGGCAAcccttcaccacacacacacatgtgctacGAGagctttggggttttttggtttgttttggttttgctttttagtttgtttgacttttttgagacagggtttctctgtgtagccctggctgtcctggaactcattctgtagaccaggctggcttcaaactcaggtccacctgcctctgcctaccaagtgctgggattataggtgtgcacggGTCAGAGAACATCTTACAggagttgtttctttcctttacCCTGTGGGCTGTGAGGAGCAGAttgtcaggcttgacagcaaacctTTACCCTCCAAGCCATCTTGACAGCCTGTCCTCAGGTATGAACTACGTAGACGTCAATTTTGTGTCATACTGTCAAAGGTTGCATACACATGATTTTGGTTGGTGTGACAGTGCAGGCCTGTATACTCGGCATGTGGAAACCAGACAGGAGGAtaccaaattcaaggccagtgagaccatctcagaaaagaaaaagtattttcttttttgtttgtgtaaTTTTAGTACTGTATGAAAGTGAAAAACTGTGGTTGAATTAGTACCTGAAATATAGATTGTGCTGAGTGTGTATTGCCTTTGTCCCATTGTAAAGATGAAATGTCATGGAATAAATCTATTGCTAAGTTATAGACCACTGCTATACACTGACAAACTGCAAAGATTTGTATGTAGGGTGATAATTGGGCATTTTGCCATTGTTATAATttgatcctctttttttttttttccccagagctggggaccgaactcagggccttgcgcttgctaggcaagtgctctaccactgagctaaatccctaacccttcATTTTGCcattgttaaagaaaaaaaattggaaaaggaaGTTGGGCATAGGACCCATGCCAATAACCTGAGCCCCTGAGACAGGAGGTGCAAAGATCAGGACTTTGAGATCTTTCTTGGCCACATACTACaagtcaagagaaagaaaaacagactttCCCTGCTAGAAACCCTAGGTGACCCTCTTTCGGTcaagactaggctggccttgaactctgagatccccctgcctctacctcccaagagcgAGGATTAAAGTGTGCATAGCCACGCCAGCTTGAAGTGCTTGCTTTGTCAATCGCTGTTTCTCTTAGTGCTTCCCATCCTTggcttttattattaataatcatGTCGTTTCACAGGAAGATAAAGAAATAACTGTCTTGCAATTAGAAAAAGATTTGCGCACTCAAGTAGAATtgatgagaaaacagaaaaaggagagaaagcaggAACTTAAGCTACTTCAAGAACAAGATCAAGAGCTCCGTGAAATTCTGTGTATGCCTCCCTGTGATGTAGACAGCACCTCTGTCCCCACCTTAGAAGAGCTGAATCTATTCCGACAACGTGTGGCAACTTTGAGGGAAACAAAGGTATGCTGCCTGCATCATTCATTCTACCCTGAAACTCTTCGACTTTTAGgtgtctttaatttgtttttcttggttttctttctttcttttttttaaggaatcGAGGCATGAACAATTTGTCAACATTAAGAGACAAATCATATTGTGTATGGAAGAATTAGAGCACACTCCGGATACAAGCTTTGAAAGAGACGTAGTGTGTGAGGATGAGAGTGCCTTTTGTTTATCACTGGAGAATATTGCAACATTACAGAAGCTGCTAAAGCAGGTACTGTCTGGTCCAGTTGTGGCGTAGCATCTCAGTCGTATTCATCAATGAAGAAACTGACagcttagtcttttttttttttttttttttttgttctttttttcagagctggggatcgaacccagggccttgcgcttcctaggcaagcgctctaccactgagctaaatccccaaccccgacagctTAGTCTTAAATAAGGTGCCAGTGTGAGTGAAGAGAATACATAAGCAAACACAAAgaatggcgtgtgtgtgtgtgtgtgtgtgtgtgtgtgtgtgtgtgtgagagagagagagagagacagacagacagacatataagaGAGGGTCACCTGCAAGTGTCAGTACTAGGAGCTGTACACCTTGTAGAGACAAGCTTTCACTGGGACCAGTGCTCACTTACTAGGCCAGGCTTGTCGGCTGGTGAGCCTTACAGGGTTGTCTGACATTCCGAGCTAAGATGACAGGCTTGCCCTTCCAGGCTCAACTTTTCACCCGTGTTCTGGCAAGCCCTTTACTGACTGCGCCAACTTCTGAGCTCCTGTtttccctttttgctttttaGTGGTAGAGATTGAATTCAAACCTGGCAGTCTCATGAATCCTAACCCTGGCCGGCCAgccggcctgcctgcctgcctgcctgcctgcctgcctgcctgccttccttccttccttccttccttccttccttccttccttccttccttcctttcttccttccttccttccttccttccttgagaaAAAGAGCCTAAGCTATCTATTTGAATaagaaatataatatttttagaatattaaGTTAAATTTCAGTTGAAATAGTACTAGCCATTTTAATTAGCCTAATGTTTAATAATAATTCAAAATGTGAACACATGCCTTTAAACCTAAGCctcagtgggcagaggcaggtgagtctgaattccaagccagccagggctacataatgagatcctatCTTAAAACACAACAAGAAGTCAAAATTTGAATCCTGTGATAGGTCTGATGGCCTATGGCAATGGCAGCCTTACAGCATATGTGTAGATGGCATGAAAAGATATCTCTTAGCATTTAATCTAAAGGTACAATAGCAATACCTAAACTATACTCCATCCACATTCAGGAACCTGAGTCAAGGTgtagccagcctgtgctacatagagaAGATGTGCATATGAATATATAAGAATCTCATAAAAGTGCTTTCTCTTCTCCTGGGTCCAGACATTTTCCTGAGAGTCTAGGACAGCCTTTGCTGCCTTAGAGTAACTACTGCCTTTCCTTGTCACAGCTGGAAGTGAAAAAGTCACAAAATGAAGCAGAATGTGAGGGGCTCCGTGCTCAAATCCGAGAGCTCTGGGATAGGCTACAGATAcctgaagaggagagagaacctgtggCTGCAATTATGACTGGGTCAAAAACCAAAATCAGGAATGCGGTAAGAAGTCCAGTGCATGCTGGGTAAATAGTGCTCTGAGCATTTCTGGGGTGAGTCTAATGTCCTTACTAGCTAGTCTCGAGCCAGCAAAGACATGCTCTTTCTATTTTGGCGCATTTCTTAGATGTCTACTCTTGCAATGTTATAAAGCATGTTGTTGATTTACCTCTATAGGTTCGTGCTGTGATTTTATTTAAACATGGATAGACAAACAAGGGACTAGAAGTATGGATATATAacctttgtcttttttctttcagttgaaaTTAGAAGTGGATCGGTTAGAAGAACTGAAAATGCAAAACATAAAGCAAGTGATTGAGACAATTCGAGTGGAGCTGGCTCAGTTCTGGGACCAGTGCTTTTATAGCCAGGAACAGAGGCAGGCTTTTGCCCCTTACTATTCTGGTTAGTACAGAGGTGATGGTCTTCATGTGGCTGCTGCCCTTGAGGTCCTTTACAAGCTGTGACCCTCACCAGGAAGTTCTTATTTCCCCTTGTGAACAGATACGGCCAAACCTTAAAAATATTACCTATTATTATTTTTGATCCAAAGAAAAGGGCACTAAAGCATACATTTTGAGCAGTAAAGAGAATTATAACAGCTAAATGCTTGAGTCTTTGTCTGAACTCAGGAAGTCAAGA is part of the Rattus norvegicus strain BN/NHsdMcwi chromosome 1, GRCr8, whole genome shotgun sequence genome and harbors:
- the Prc1 gene encoding protein regulator of cytokinesis 1, translated to MRRSEVLADESIVCLQKALTHLREIWGLIGIPEEQRLQRTEVVKKHIKDLLDKMIAEEENLRERLLKSISICRKELSTLCSELQVKPFEEDKEITVLQLEKDLRTQVELMRKQKKERKQELKLLQEQDQELREILCMPPCDVDSTSVPTLEELNLFRQRVATLRETKESRHEQFVNIKRQIILCMEELEHTPDTSFERDVVCEDESAFCLSLENIATLQKLLKQLEVKKSQNEAECEGLRAQIRELWDRLQIPEEEREPVAAIMTGSKTKIRNALKLEVDRLEELKMQNIKQVIETIRVELAQFWDQCFYSQEQRQAFAPYYSEDYTENLLHLHDVEVIRLRNYYEAHKELFEGVQKWEESWKLFLEFERKASDPSRFTNRGGNLLKEEKERAKLQKTLPKLEEELKARIEHWEQENSTAFVVNGQKFMEYVTEQWELHRLEKERAKQERQLKNKRQTETEMLYGSAPRTPSKRPGQTPNKCGKVRKMNTTTMSTATPNSSIRPVFGGSVYRSPMSRLPPSGSKSVVTSLCSGKKTPRAARLRANKENLDLNGSILSGGYSGSTPLQRNCSIKSVASTYSEFSRELSKASRSDATSRILNSTNIQS
- the Prc1 gene encoding protein regulator of cytokinesis 1 isoform X6, with product MRRSEVLADESIVCLQKALTHLREIWGLIGIPEEQRLQRTEVVKKHIKDLLDKMIAEEENLRERLLKSISICRKELSTLCSELQVKPFEEDKEITVLQLEKDLRTQVELMRKQKKERKQELKLLQEQDQELREILCMPPCDVDSTSVPTLEELNLFRQRVATLRETKESRHEQFVNIKRQIILCMEELEHTPDTSFERDVVCEDESAFCLSLENIATLQKLLKQLEVKKSQNEAECEGLRAQIRELWDRLQIPEEEREPVAAIMTGSKTKIRNALKLEVDRLEELKMQNIKQVIETIRVELAQFWDQCFYSQEQRQAFAPYYSEDYTENLLHLHDVEVIRLRNYYEAHKELFEGVQKWEESWKLFLEFERKASDPSRFTNRGGNLLKEEKERAKLQKTLPKLEEELKARIEHWEQENSTAFVVNGQKFMEYVTEQWELHRLEKERAKQERQLKNKRQTETEMLYGSAPRTPSKRPGQTPNKCGKVRKMNTTTMSTATPNSSIRPVFGGSVYRSPMSRLPPSGSKSVVTSLCSGKKTPRAARLRANKENLDLNGSILSARTVKGFQI
- the Prc1 gene encoding protein regulator of cytokinesis 1 isoform X4; the encoded protein is MRRSEVLADESIVCLQKALTHLREIWGLIGIPEEQRLQRTEVVKKHIKDLLDKMIAEEENLRERLLKSISICRKELSTLCSELQVKPFEEDKEITVLQLEKDLRTQVELMRKQKKERKQELKLLQEQDQELREILCMPPCDVDSTSVPTLEELNLFRQRVATLRETKESRHEQFVNIKRQIILCMEELEHTPDTSFERDVVCEDESAFCLSLENIATLQKLLKQLEVKKSQNEAECEGLRAQIRELWDRLQIPEEEREPVAAIMTGSKTKIRNALKLEVDRLEELKMQNIKQVIETIRVELAQFWDQCFYSQEQRQAFAPYYSEDYTENLLHLHDVEVIRLRNYYEAHKELFEGVQKWEESWKLFLEFERKASDPSRFTNRGGNLLKEEKERAKLQKTLPKLEEELKARIEHWEQENSTAFVVNGQKFMEYVTEQWELHRLEKERAKQERQLKNKRQTETEMLYGSAPRTPSKRPGQTPNKCGKVRKSVVTSLCSGKKTPRAARLRANKENLDLNGSILSGGYSGSTPLQRNCSIKSVASTYSEFSKDPSLSDSSTVGLQRELSKASRSDATSRILNSTNIQS
- the Prc1 gene encoding protein regulator of cytokinesis 1 isoform X7; amino-acid sequence: MRRSEVLADESIVCLQKALTHLREIWGLIGIPEEQRLQRTEVVKKHIKDLLDKMIAEEENLRERLLKSISICRKELSTLCSELQVKPFEEDKEITVLQLEKDLRTQVELMRKQKKERKQELKLLQEQDQELREILCMPPCDVDSTSVPTLEELNLFRQRVATLRETKESRHEQFVNIKRQIILCMEELEHTPDTSFERDVVCEDESAFCLSLENIATLQKLLKQLEVKKSQNEAECEGLRAQIRELWDRLQIPEEEREPVAAIMTGSKTKIRNALKLEVDRLEELKMQNIKQVIETIRVELAQFWDQCFYSQEQRQAFAPYYSEDYTENLLHLHDVEVIRLRNYYEAHKELFEGVQKWEESWKLFLEFERKASDPSRFTNRGGNLLKEEKERAKLQKTLPKLEEELKARIEHWEQENSTAFVVNGQKFMEYVTEQWELHRLEKERAKQERQLKNKRQTETEMLYGSAPRTPSKRPGQTPNKCGKMNTTTMSTATPNSSIRPVFGGSVYRSPMSRLPPSGSKSVVTSLCSGKKTPRAARLRANKENLDLNGSILSARTVKGFQI
- the Prc1 gene encoding protein regulator of cytokinesis 1 isoform X2; protein product: MRRSEVLADESIVCLQKALTHLREIWGLIGIPEEQRLQRTEVVKKHIKDLLDKMIAEEENLRERLLKSISICRKELSTLCSELQVKPFEEDKEITVLQLEKDLRTQVELMRKQKKERKQELKLLQEQDQELREILCMPPCDVDSTSVPTLEELNLFRQRVATLRETKESRHEQFVNIKRQIILCMEELEHTPDTSFERDVVCEDESAFCLSLENIATLQKLLKQLEVKKSQNEAECEGLRAQIRELWDRLQIPEEEREPVAAIMTGSKTKIRNALKLEVDRLEELKMQNIKQVIETIRVELAQFWDQCFYSQEQRQAFAPYYSEDYTENLLHLHDVEVIRLRNYYEAHKELFEGVQKWEESWKLFLEFERKASDPSRFTNRGGNLLKEEKERAKLQKTLPKLEEELKARIEHWEQENSTAFVVNGQKFMEYVTEQWELHRLEKERAKQERQLKNKRQTETEMLYGSAPRTPSKRPGQTPNKCGKMNTTTMSTATPNSSIRPVFGGSVYRSPMSRLPPSGSKSVVTSLCSGKKTPRAARLRANKENLDLNGSILSGGYSGSTPLQRNCSIKSVASTYSEFSKDPSLSDSSTVGLQRELSKASRSDATSRILNSTNIQS
- the Prc1 gene encoding protein regulator of cytokinesis 1 isoform X5 — its product is MRRSEVLADESIVCLQKALTHLREIWGLIGIPEEQRLQRTEVVKKHIKDLLDKMIAEEENLRERLLKSISICRKELSTLCSELQVKPFEEDKEITVLQLEKDLRTQVELMRKQKKERKQELKLLQEQDQELREILCMPPCDVDSTSVPTLEELNLFRQRVATLRETKESRHEQFVNIKRQIILCMEELEHTPDTSFERDVVCEDESAFCLSLENIATLQKLLKQLEVKKSQNEAECEGLRAQIRELWDRLQIPEEEREPVAAIMTGSKTKIRNALKLEVDRLEELKMQNIKQVIETIRVELAQFWDQCFYSQEQRQAFAPYYSEDYTENLLHLHDVEVIRLRNYYEAHKELFEGVQKWEESWKLFLEFERKASDPSRFTNRGGNLLKEEKERAKLQKTLPKLEEELKARIEHWEQENSTAFVVNGQKFMEYVTEQWELHRLEKERAKQERQLKNKRQTETEMLYGSAPRTPSKRPGQTPNKCGKVRKSVVTSLCSGKKTPRAARLRANKENLDLNGSILSGGYSGSTPLQRNCSIKSVASTYSEFSRELSKASRSDATSRILNSTNIQS
- the Prc1 gene encoding protein regulator of cytokinesis 1 isoform X1 — encoded protein: MRRSEVLADESIVCLQKALTHLREIWGLIGIPEEQRLQRTEVVKKHIKDLLDKMIAEEENLRERLLKSISICRKELSTLCSELQVKPFEEDKEITVLQLEKDLRTQVELMRKQKKERKQELKLLQEQDQELREILCMPPCDVDSTSVPTLEELNLFRQRVATLRETKESRHEQFVNIKRQIILCMEELEHTPDTSFERDVVCEDESAFCLSLENIATLQKLLKQLEVKKSQNEAECEGLRAQIRELWDRLQIPEEEREPVAAIMTGSKTKIRNALKLEVDRLEELKMQNIKQVIETIRVELAQFWDQCFYSQEQRQAFAPYYSEDYTENLLHLHDVEVIRLRNYYEAHKELFEGVQKWEESWKLFLEFERKASDPSRFTNRGGNLLKEEKERAKLQKTLPKLEEELKARIEHWEQENSTAFVVNGQKFMEYVTEQWELHRLEKERAKQERQLKNKRQTETEMLYGSAPRTPSKRPGQTPNKCGKVRKMNTTTMSTATPNSSIRPVFGGSVYRSPMSRLPPSGSKSVVTSLCSGKKTPRAARLRANKENLDLNGSILSGGYSGSTPLQRNCSIKSVASTYSEFSKDPSLSDSSTVGLQRELSKASRSDATSRILNSTNIQS
- the Prc1 gene encoding protein regulator of cytokinesis 1 isoform X3, which encodes MRRSEVLADESIVCLQKALTHLREIWGLIGIPEEQRLQRTEVVKKHIKDLLDKMIAEEENLRERLLKSISICRKELSTLCSELQVKPFEEDKEITVLQLEKDLRTQVELMRKQKKERKQELKLLQEQDQELREILCMPPCDVDSTSVPTLEELNLFRQRVATLRETKESRHEQFVNIKRQIILCMEELEHTPDTSFERDVVCEDESAFCLSLENIATLQKLLKQLEVKKSQNEAECEGLRAQIRELWDRLQIPEEEREPVAAIMTGSKTKIRNALKLEVDRLEELKMQNIKQVIETIRVELAQFWDQCFYSQEQRQAFAPYYSEDYTENLLHLHDVEVIRLRNYYEAHKELFEGVQKWEESWKLFLEFERKASDPSRFTNRGGNLLKEEKERAKLQKTLPKLEEELKARIEHWEQENSTAFVVNGQKFMEYVTEQWELHRLEKERAKQERQLKNKRQTETEMLYGSAPRTPSKRPGQTPNKCGKMNTTTMSTATPNSSIRPVFGGSVYRSPMSRLPPSGSKSVVTSLCSGKKTPRAARLRANKENLDLNGSILSGGYSGSTPLQRNCSIKSVASTYSEFSRELSKASRSDATSRILNSTNIQS
- the Prc1 gene encoding protein regulator of cytokinesis 1 isoform X8 translates to MRRSEVLADESIVCLQKALTHLREIWGLIGIPEEQRLQRTEVVKKHIKDLLDKMIAEEENLRERLLKSISICRKELSTLCSELQVKPFEEDKEITVLQLEKDLRTQVELMRKQKKERKQELKLLQEQDQELREILCMPPCDVDSTSVPTLEELNLFRQRVATLRETKESRHEQFVNIKRQIILCMEELEHTPDTSFERDVVCEDESAFCLSLENIATLQKLLKQLEVKKSQNEAECEGLRAQIRELWDRLQIPEEEREPVAAIMTGSKTKIRNALKLEVDRLEELKMQNIKQVIETIRVELAQFWDQCFYSQEQRQAFAPYYSEDYTENLLHLHDVEVIRLRNYYEAHKELFEGVQKWEESWKLFLEFERKASDPSRFTNRGGNLLKEEKERAKLQKTLPKLEEELKARIEHWEQENSTAFVVNGQKFMEYVTEQWELHRLEKERAKQERQLKNKRQTETEMLYGSAPRTPSKRPGQTPNKCGKVRKSVVTSLCSGKKTPRAARLRANKENLDLNGSILSARTVKGFQI